In Proteus vulgaris, one DNA window encodes the following:
- the tusA gene encoding sulfurtransferase TusA, which produces MNAQFDDATKTLDTLGLRCPEPVMLVRKTIRNMALGETLLVIADDPATVRDIPGFCRFMEHDLLNQETQSAPYRYLIRKKESNL; this is translated from the coding sequence ATGAATGCTCAATTTGACGATGCAACTAAAACATTAGATACGCTAGGACTACGTTGCCCTGAGCCTGTGATGTTAGTGCGTAAAACCATAAGAAATATGGCATTAGGCGAGACGCTATTAGTGATTGCTGATGATCCTGCCACGGTGCGTGATATTCCCGGCTTTTGCCGTTTTATGGAACATGATTTATTAAATCAAGAGACACAATCTGCGCCTTACCGTTATCTTATTCGTAAGAAAGAGAGCAATTTGTAA
- a CDS encoding zinc/cadmium/mercury/lead-transporting ATPase: MTKHAHQHDNHKHTDACCSSSQCCSGHSENSTHSHTESGHSHTKIDKSDPECEDEHHHGHSHEHDHSHDGHNHAHESCDINAPVSNIEPEKIAQQRFSWKVQGMDCPSCAQKIETAALKVTGVKQAKVLFATEKLVVDADSDLRADVIAAINSAGFELFDLSSPQSQKVAKQSFLKESSFVIVLALLMAISWGTEFIDPQAGRAAFIATTLIGLFPIVKKSLQLIRSGTPFAIETLMSVAAIGALFINATEEAAMVILLFMIGEMLESYAAGRARRGVSALMALVPEEAILVKDGQKQTVPVAQLRPGDIIEIAPGSRLPTDAELVSAFASFDESALTGESVPVERLQGEKVAAGCLSVDRSVQMKVVSEQGQNAIDRILQLIEEAEERRAPIERFIDRFSRYYTPAIMLFSALVIIVPPLLFSQPWETWIYRGLTLLLIGCPCALVISTPAAITSALAAATKRGALIKGGAALEQLGTVNTVALDKTGTLTEGKPQVTDVVAETGFNEKDILTFASSVEIGSHHPLAKAIINKAQENGVLVVEAEDRKALAGKGIEGYLNSQHILVSAPSQLSEATSLSSQWQQEVARLEDEGKTVVVVLKESQLIGVIAMQDTLRNDAVESMKLLKEMNINAVMLTGDNPRAAAAIAKKLGMDFRAGLLPEDKVTSVMEISKTHNTMMVGDGINDAPAMKAATIGVAMGSGTDVALETADAALTHNRLTGLPEIIKLSRATRKIIRENITIALGLKAIFLVTSLLGITGLWVAVLADSGATALVTANAVRLLRVKINASHKE, from the coding sequence ATGACTAAACATGCTCATCAACACGATAATCATAAACATACCGATGCTTGTTGCTCAAGTTCTCAATGCTGTTCAGGCCACTCAGAGAATAGTACGCACTCACATACTGAAAGCGGACATTCTCATACCAAGATAGATAAAAGTGATCCTGAATGCGAGGATGAGCATCACCACGGACACTCCCACGAACATGATCATAGCCATGATGGGCATAACCATGCTCATGAAAGCTGTGATATCAACGCCCCTGTTTCTAACATTGAGCCAGAAAAAATTGCACAACAACGCTTTAGCTGGAAAGTACAAGGAATGGATTGCCCAAGTTGTGCTCAAAAAATTGAAACCGCAGCACTCAAAGTCACAGGTGTAAAACAAGCAAAAGTGCTTTTTGCCACTGAAAAACTGGTTGTTGATGCGGATAGTGATTTACGTGCTGATGTCATTGCTGCAATTAACAGTGCAGGCTTTGAGCTTTTTGACCTCTCCTCACCCCAATCTCAAAAAGTCGCTAAACAAAGCTTCTTAAAAGAAAGTTCATTTGTCATTGTCTTGGCGCTTTTAATGGCGATTAGCTGGGGTACTGAATTTATTGATCCTCAAGCAGGTCGCGCAGCCTTTATTGCAACAACCTTAATTGGTTTATTCCCCATAGTGAAAAAGTCCTTACAACTTATTCGCAGTGGCACACCATTTGCTATCGAAACATTAATGAGCGTTGCCGCAATTGGTGCGCTATTTATTAATGCTACCGAAGAAGCAGCAATGGTTATTTTGCTGTTTATGATTGGCGAAATGTTAGAGTCTTACGCCGCAGGCCGTGCTCGTCGTGGTGTAAGTGCATTAATGGCGCTAGTGCCAGAAGAAGCAATATTAGTCAAAGACGGCCAAAAACAAACAGTTCCTGTTGCGCAACTTCGCCCTGGCGATATTATCGAAATTGCCCCAGGTTCACGTTTGCCAACGGATGCAGAATTAGTCAGTGCATTTGCAAGTTTTGATGAAAGTGCATTAACGGGTGAATCCGTACCAGTAGAGCGTTTACAAGGCGAAAAAGTGGCTGCTGGTTGTTTATCTGTTGATAGATCCGTCCAAATGAAAGTGGTATCTGAACAAGGGCAAAATGCTATCGACCGTATTTTGCAATTGATTGAAGAAGCTGAAGAGCGCAGAGCCCCAATTGAACGCTTTATTGACCGCTTTAGCCGTTACTATACACCTGCGATTATGCTGTTCTCTGCGCTGGTTATTATTGTTCCACCACTGTTGTTCTCACAACCTTGGGAAACATGGATTTATCGTGGCTTAACGCTATTACTGATTGGTTGTCCTTGTGCTTTAGTTATATCAACACCCGCTGCAATCACTTCAGCATTAGCGGCAGCAACTAAACGTGGAGCATTGATCAAAGGTGGCGCGGCATTAGAACAATTAGGGACAGTTAATACTGTCGCACTAGATAAAACTGGCACATTAACAGAAGGGAAACCTCAAGTTACTGATGTTGTGGCTGAAACAGGGTTTAATGAAAAAGATATCCTAACTTTTGCATCATCCGTAGAAATTGGCTCTCATCACCCATTAGCAAAAGCTATTATCAATAAGGCGCAAGAAAACGGTGTACTTGTTGTTGAAGCTGAAGATCGCAAAGCTTTAGCGGGCAAAGGAATTGAAGGTTATTTAAATAGCCAACATATTCTAGTGAGTGCGCCTTCGCAGTTATCAGAAGCCACGTCACTCTCTTCTCAGTGGCAACAAGAAGTTGCACGTCTTGAAGACGAAGGCAAAACCGTTGTTGTCGTATTAAAAGAGAGTCAGCTTATTGGTGTTATTGCAATGCAAGATACCTTACGCAATGATGCTGTCGAATCAATGAAGTTATTGAAAGAGATGAATATCAATGCCGTAATGCTAACGGGTGATAATCCAAGAGCAGCCGCGGCTATTGCGAAAAAACTAGGTATGGATTTCCGAGCAGGATTACTACCTGAAGATAAAGTCACTTCAGTAATGGAAATCAGCAAAACACATAACACCATGATGGTGGGCGATGGTATCAATGACGCACCCGCAATGAAGGCGGCAACCATTGGTGTCGCAATGGGAAGCGGTACTGACGTTGCACTTGAAACTGCTGATGCTGCCTTGACGCATAACCGTTTAACGGGCTTGCCTGAAATTATTAAGCTATCTCGTGCTACTCGTAAAATTATTCGTGAAAATATTACAATAGCACTAGGCTTAAAAGCTATATTCTTAGTGACAAGCTTATTAGGTATCACAGGGCTTTGGGTTGCAGTTCTTGCTGACTCCGGCGCAACAGCACTGGTTACTGCCAATGCGGTAAGGCTGTTAAGAGTAAAAATTAACGCCTCACATAAAGAGTAA
- a CDS encoding lysoplasmalogenase: MSWPFLAVLFSGWLYIDAAYRGPNWQRWLFRPITLLLLLLWAWQVPEHNINSYLIVGALLATLLSDVLRIFDGKYLLPSFALIFLSYILYMVSFLLPLQLSFYLPLLGFVILAFIIILAIVWTKLDKLAIPASLTLLAAFAMFWVAGEKLFYLSNDYNLSVMIGSLLLVIAYSIWLINRFRFSFSASKGLVSACYFIGHFFIVRALFL, encoded by the coding sequence ATGAGTTGGCCTTTTCTCGCAGTATTATTCTCAGGATGGCTTTATATTGATGCAGCATATCGTGGGCCGAATTGGCAACGATGGTTATTCCGTCCTATCACGCTACTTCTTTTATTACTTTGGGCATGGCAAGTTCCTGAACACAATATTAATAGTTACCTGATTGTCGGTGCGTTATTAGCAACACTACTTTCTGATGTCCTAAGAATATTTGATGGTAAGTATTTACTACCGTCTTTCGCATTGATTTTTCTAAGCTACATACTTTACATGGTGAGTTTTTTACTACCATTACAGCTCTCGTTTTATCTTCCTTTACTTGGATTCGTTATTCTTGCTTTCATTATCATTCTAGCTATTGTTTGGACTAAACTCGATAAATTAGCTATTCCAGCCTCTCTAACTTTATTAGCTGCATTTGCTATGTTTTGGGTTGCTGGTGAAAAATTATTCTACTTAAGCAATGATTACAACTTATCAGTGATGATCGGATCATTATTGTTAGTGATTGCTTACTCAATATGGCTAATCAACCGCTTCCGCTTCTCATTTTCAGCTTCGAAAGGGCTTGTCAGTGCCTGTTATTTTATTGGGCATTTCTTTATTGTTAGAGCCTTATTCCTTTAG
- a CDS encoding DUF2500 family protein produces the protein MNKAAIIGIAVLIIIIASAAYRFFEQRKQRISDDNSPVKLYMVEVIDKKEIVANERRSRENDVNGPETTYYYQVTFRLTTDERKDLVLNIDKSSYQNIEPEMKGRLFMQGSRFVQFETDMPIDEQNNK, from the coding sequence ATGAATAAAGCAGCGATTATCGGTATTGCAGTACTGATCATTATTATCGCATCGGCAGCTTATCGTTTTTTTGAACAGCGAAAACAACGAATAAGTGACGATAACTCACCTGTAAAACTTTATATGGTTGAAGTCATTGATAAAAAAGAAATTGTGGCAAATGAACGACGCTCAAGAGAAAATGATGTGAATGGACCAGAAACAACTTATTATTATCAAGTGACCTTTCGTTTAACCACTGATGAACGTAAAGATTTGGTCTTGAATATTGATAAATCATCTTATCAAAATATCGAACCTGAAATGAAAGGACGTTTGTTTATGCAAGGCAGTCGTTTTGTACAGTTTGAAACAGATATGCCAATCGATGAGCAAAATAATAAATAA
- a CDS encoding DUF1145 family protein has protein sequence MLIFFGRLLMVGVWGFLFLNIISPFPKPLKYFMDIALIFMVIMHGLQIVMYKAGQPKDQKPSTGLQFRIFFFGIFELLKIQKELRKEYEEKQKNKTKQ, from the coding sequence ATGTTAATCTTTTTTGGCCGACTTTTAATGGTCGGCGTTTGGGGCTTTCTATTTTTAAATATTATTTCCCCTTTTCCTAAGCCATTAAAATACTTTATGGATATTGCATTGATTTTTATGGTAATTATGCATGGTTTACAAATTGTCATGTATAAAGCAGGTCAACCTAAAGATCAAAAACCTTCCACTGGATTACAATTTCGTATTTTCTTCTTTGGTATTTTTGAATTATTAAAAATACAAAAAGAGCTACGAAAAGAATACGAAGAAAAACAGAAAAATAAAACGAAACAATAA
- the rsmD gene encoding 16S rRNA (guanine(966)-N(2))-methyltransferase: MAKKPQKAPMGQIRIIGGKWRGRKLPVLDSQGLRPTTDRVKETLFNWLMPIIQDARCLDCFAGSGGLGIEALSRYARETTFIEYERPVAQQITANLALLNADNGHVIQDSALSFLAKQGTPYNVVFLDPPFHKGMLSDTVQLLENNGWLAQDCYIYIEEEVKAQTYTLPIHWTLHREKIAGQVAYRLYIRSLSA, translated from the coding sequence ATGGCCAAAAAACCACAAAAAGCCCCAATGGGACAAATTAGAATAATTGGGGGTAAATGGCGTGGTCGTAAACTTCCTGTTCTCGATAGTCAAGGATTACGACCAACAACCGATAGAGTGAAAGAAACGCTCTTTAATTGGCTTATGCCCATCATCCAAGATGCTCGCTGTCTCGACTGCTTTGCAGGTAGTGGTGGCTTGGGAATTGAGGCCCTTTCTCGCTATGCTCGTGAAACGACTTTTATCGAATATGAGCGCCCTGTTGCTCAACAAATTACTGCAAATTTAGCCTTACTAAATGCTGATAATGGACATGTTATTCAAGACAGCGCATTATCCTTTCTCGCAAAACAAGGCACACCTTATAATGTGGTTTTTTTAGATCCTCCTTTTCATAAAGGCATGTTGTCTGACACTGTCCAATTATTAGAAAATAACGGTTGGTTAGCACAAGATTGCTATATTTATATTGAGGAAGAAGTTAAAGCACAGACTTATACACTGCCAATCCATTGGACATTGCATAGAGAGAAGATCGCTGGGCAAGTTGCGTATCGCCTTTATATTCGCAGTTTATCTGCTTAA
- the ftsY gene encoding signal recognition particle-docking protein FtsY: MAKEKKGFFSWLGFGRNKEENIEQEKEQQRLEEERLEKERLAKEAQEEAVRQAELKAEQERLEVERQEAQRVVQDRLAQEAEKQRLAQEKAQRQAEIDAEQVRLEAEHAEQARLVQEAQAQRLAQEAEAQRQAEQERLEAQRIEQERLAQEAEAQRLAQEEAQRQAELKAEQERLEAQRIEQERLAQEAETQCLAQEEAQRQAELKAEQERLEAQRIEQERLAQEAETQRLAQEEAQRQAELKAEQERLEAQRIEQERLAQEAQAQRLAQEEAQRQAELKAEQERLEAQRIEQERLAQEAEAQRLAQEEAQRQAELKAEQERLEAQRIEQERLAQEAQAQRLAQEEENERLAIAQAEAEDIESLREEVLADKVVEQEKPKREGFFSRLKKGLLKTRQNLGSGFLGLFRGKKIDDELFEELEEQLLIADVGMETTTKIITSLTKHATHKDLKDAEALYGKLREEMGEILTKVDKPLNIEGKKPFVILMVGVNGVGKTTTIGKLARQYQAEGKSVMLAAGDTFRAAAVEQLQVWGERNNIPVVAQHTGADPASVIFDAIQSAQAKGVDVLIADTAGRLQNKSHLMEELKKIVRVMKKLDEEAPHEVMLTLDASTGQNAVSQAKLFNETVGLTGLTLTKLDGTAKGGVIFSIADQFSIPIRYIGVGEGIEDLRPFKADDFIEALFAREE, encoded by the coding sequence ATGGCAAAAGAAAAAAAAGGTTTTTTCTCGTGGCTCGGTTTTGGGCGTAACAAAGAAGAAAATATTGAGCAAGAGAAAGAACAGCAACGCTTAGAAGAAGAGCGTTTAGAAAAAGAACGTTTGGCAAAAGAAGCACAAGAAGAAGCTGTTCGCCAAGCAGAACTAAAAGCGGAGCAAGAACGTTTAGAAGTAGAACGCCAAGAAGCGCAACGTGTTGTGCAAGATAGATTGGCACAGGAAGCCGAAAAACAACGTTTAGCACAAGAAAAAGCACAACGCCAAGCAGAAATAGATGCAGAACAAGTGCGTCTAGAAGCTGAGCATGCAGAACAAGCACGTCTGGTTCAAGAGGCACAAGCTCAACGCCTTGCGCAAGAAGCCGAAGCCCAGCGCCAAGCAGAGCAAGAGCGTTTAGAAGCGCAACGTATCGAACAAGAGCGTCTAGCTCAAGAAGCCGAAGCTCAACGCCTTGCGCAAGAAGAAGCCCAGCGCCAAGCAGAGCTGAAAGCAGAGCAAGAGCGTTTAGAAGCGCAACGTATCGAACAAGAGCGTCTAGCTCAAGAAGCTGAAACTCAATGCCTTGCGCAAGAAGAAGCCCAGCGCCAAGCAGAGCTGAAAGCAGAGCAAGAGCGTTTAGAAGCGCAACGTATCGAACAAGAGCGTCTAGCTCAAGAAGCTGAAACTCAACGCCTTGCGCAAGAAGAAGCCCAGCGCCAAGCTGAGCTGAAAGCAGAGCAAGAGCGTTTAGAAGCGCAACGTATCGAACAAGAGCGTCTAGCTCAAGAAGCACAAGCTCAACGCCTTGCGCAAGAAGAAGCCCAGCGCCAAGCAGAGCTGAAAGCAGAGCAAGAGCGTTTAGAAGCACAACGTATCGAACAAGAGCGTCTAGCTCAAGAAGCTGAAGCTCAACGCCTTGCGCAAGAAGAAGCCCAGCGCCAAGCAGAGCTGAAAGCAGAGCAAGAGCGTTTAGAAGCACAACGTATCGAACAAGAGCGTCTAGCTCAAGAAGCACAAGCTCAACGCCTTGCGCAAGAAGAAGAAAACGAACGTCTCGCTATTGCACAAGCAGAAGCAGAAGATATTGAATCTTTACGCGAAGAAGTGCTTGCAGATAAAGTTGTTGAGCAAGAAAAACCTAAAAGAGAAGGTTTTTTTAGCCGACTGAAAAAAGGCTTGCTGAAAACTCGCCAGAACTTAGGTTCAGGATTTCTTGGTTTATTTCGTGGTAAGAAAATTGATGATGAGCTTTTTGAAGAGTTAGAAGAGCAACTCTTAATCGCTGATGTGGGAATGGAAACCACGACTAAAATCATCACCAGCCTGACCAAACACGCAACACATAAAGATCTTAAAGATGCTGAAGCCCTTTACGGCAAATTACGTGAAGAGATGGGCGAGATCTTAACGAAAGTTGATAAGCCATTAAATATTGAAGGTAAAAAACCTTTTGTTATTTTAATGGTCGGAGTTAATGGTGTGGGTAAGACAACCACAATCGGGAAATTAGCGCGACAATATCAAGCTGAAGGTAAATCTGTCATGTTAGCAGCTGGTGATACTTTCCGTGCTGCGGCTGTTGAACAGTTACAAGTTTGGGGTGAGCGCAATAATATTCCGGTTGTTGCACAACATACCGGCGCTGATCCTGCATCAGTGATTTTTGATGCGATCCAATCAGCACAGGCAAAAGGTGTCGATGTTCTTATTGCGGATACCGCAGGACGATTGCAGAATAAATCCCATTTAATGGAAGAGCTGAAAAAAATCGTTCGTGTTATGAAGAAATTAGACGAAGAAGCACCACATGAAGTGATGCTGACGTTAGATGCAAGTACCGGACAAAATGCAGTTAGTCAGGCTAAACTCTTTAATGAAACAGTTGGGCTAACTGGATTAACATTGACTAAACTCGATGGTACAGCAAAGGGGGGGGTTATTTTCTCTATTGCTGATCAGTTTAGTATTCCTATCCGTTATATCGGGGTAGGTGAGGGTATTGAAGATCTACGTCCGTTTAAGGCCGACGATTTTATTGAGGCTCTGTTTGCCCGCGAGGAGTAG
- the ftsE gene encoding cell division ATP-binding protein FtsE: MIRFEHVSKAYLGGRQALQGVDFHLRPGEMAFLTGHSGAGKSTLLKLICGIERPSDGAIWFAGHDISRLKNSEIPFLRRQIGMIFQDHHLLMDRTVYDNVSLPLIIAGASEEDIRRRVSAALDKVGLLDKAKNYPIQLSGGEQQRVGIARAVVNKPTVLLADEPTGNLDGELSEGIMRLFEEFNRVGVTVLMATHDMSLIERRNYRILTLGQGRMVGGQNG, encoded by the coding sequence ATGATCCGCTTCGAACACGTCAGCAAGGCTTATTTAGGTGGAAGACAAGCATTACAGGGAGTTGATTTCCATCTTCGCCCTGGAGAAATGGCTTTTTTAACGGGTCACTCTGGTGCCGGTAAAAGTACATTGCTTAAGTTAATTTGTGGAATAGAACGTCCTAGTGATGGCGCTATTTGGTTTGCTGGGCATGATATTAGCAGATTGAAAAATAGTGAGATCCCTTTTCTGCGTCGTCAAATTGGGATGATCTTCCAAGATCACCATTTATTGATGGATAGAACGGTTTATGACAATGTCTCTCTTCCACTGATTATTGCTGGCGCAAGTGAAGAGGATATTCGACGCAGAGTTTCCGCAGCTTTAGATAAAGTGGGGCTTTTGGATAAAGCTAAAAATTATCCGATCCAACTTTCTGGTGGTGAACAACAGCGTGTAGGTATTGCTCGCGCTGTTGTGAATAAGCCAACGGTTTTGCTTGCGGATGAACCAACGGGCAACCTTGATGGTGAGCTTTCAGAAGGCATAATGCGTCTTTTTGAAGAGTTTAATCGTGTAGGTGTCACTGTGTTAATGGCAACACATGATATGTCTTTGATTGAGCGTAGAAATTATCGCATTCTTACATTAGGGCAAGGCAGAATGGTGGGAGGACAAAATGGCTAA
- the ftsX gene encoding permease-like cell division protein FtsX, whose protein sequence is MAKAKSSRKSMPTPGAKTKALKGGRREQWRYAWRNTMADFLRQPLSSFLTVMVVAISLTLPSIFYIVWKNVSTAAEQWYPTPQLTVYLDKSLDDSLAEATIKKIEALEKVGEVNYLSRQDSLVEFRSWSGFSSALDMLEENPLPAVAIVTPVMDPSDQQLMVNLRDTVTKIPGVDEVRMDDSWFARLSTLTSLVGQIALVIGSLMVVALLLVIGNSVRLNIFSRRDTINVMKLIGATDGFIMRPFLNWGLILGFIGAVFALIFSALLVWKLSDVVTQAATVFGTSFSISGLGFDESIILILVAMTIGWLAAWLTTMQHLRQFTPE, encoded by the coding sequence ATGGCTAAAGCAAAAAGTTCCCGTAAATCAATGCCAACGCCAGGCGCAAAAACCAAGGCGCTAAAAGGGGGAAGACGTGAACAATGGCGTTATGCATGGCGTAATACCATGGCTGACTTTTTACGCCAGCCGCTTTCTTCCTTTCTAACGGTAATGGTAGTCGCCATTTCATTAACATTACCTAGCATCTTTTATATTGTGTGGAAAAATGTTTCAACTGCGGCAGAGCAGTGGTATCCCACTCCACAACTAACCGTTTATCTTGATAAATCTCTTGATGATTCATTGGCTGAAGCAACGATCAAAAAAATAGAAGCTTTAGAGAAAGTGGGAGAGGTGAACTATCTTTCACGGCAAGACTCGCTGGTGGAATTCCGTTCTTGGTCTGGCTTTAGCAGTGCATTAGATATGTTAGAAGAGAATCCATTGCCTGCGGTAGCAATTGTGACTCCTGTTATGGACCCAAGCGATCAACAATTGATGGTGAATTTGCGTGATACCGTGACGAAAATACCCGGTGTTGATGAAGTTAGAATGGATGATAGTTGGTTTGCTCGGCTTTCAACGTTGACTTCATTAGTAGGACAAATTGCTTTGGTGATCGGTTCATTGATGGTTGTCGCCCTGTTATTGGTGATTGGTAACAGTGTACGCCTCAATATTTTCAGTCGTCGCGATACCATTAATGTTATGAAACTTATTGGTGCAACCGATGGTTTTATTATGCGCCCTTTCCTGAATTGGGGATTAATCCTTGGATTTATTGGTGCTGTGTTTGCCCTAATTTTTTCTGCTCTATTAGTGTGGAAACTTTCTGATGTGGTGACTCAAGCCGCAACGGTATTTGGGACTTCTTTTTCCATTTCAGGATTAGGATTTGATGAGTCAATTATTCTTATACTCGTAGCGATGACTATCGGTTGGCTTGCTGCATGGTTGACGACAATGCAGCATTTGCGTCAATTTACACCAGAATAA
- the rpoH gene encoding RNA polymerase sigma factor RpoH: protein MTKEMQSLALVPQGSIEAYIRAANSYPMLTAEEEKELAERLHYEGDLDAARTLILSHLRFVIHVARSYSGYGLPQADLIQEGNIGLMKAVRRFNPEVGVRLVSFAVHWIKAEIHEYVLRNWRIVKVATTKSQRKLFFNLRKNKKRLGWFNQDEVELVARELGVSESDVREMESRMSAQDMAFDMTADDSDDSHPIAPVLFLEDKSSDFADGIEEDNWDNHATDKLTSAIETLDERSQDIIRARWLDDDNKSTLQDLATKYGVSAERVRQLEKNAMKKLRLAIED, encoded by the coding sequence ATGACAAAAGAAATGCAATCCTTAGCATTGGTTCCGCAAGGCAGCATCGAAGCGTATATACGTGCAGCCAATTCCTATCCGATGTTAACCGCAGAGGAAGAAAAGGAACTCGCTGAACGGCTGCATTACGAGGGTGATTTGGATGCGGCAAGAACGCTTATCCTGTCACATCTGCGCTTCGTTATTCATGTTGCTCGCAGCTATTCTGGCTATGGTTTACCCCAAGCCGACCTTATCCAAGAAGGCAATATTGGTCTGATGAAAGCGGTGCGCCGTTTTAACCCAGAAGTGGGTGTCAGACTGGTCTCTTTTGCCGTACATTGGATCAAGGCAGAAATTCATGAATATGTGTTACGTAACTGGCGTATCGTGAAAGTCGCGACCACTAAATCTCAACGTAAACTGTTTTTTAATCTGCGAAAAAATAAAAAACGTTTAGGTTGGTTTAATCAAGATGAAGTGGAATTAGTCGCAAGAGAATTGGGTGTGTCAGAAAGTGATGTCCGAGAAATGGAATCACGAATGTCAGCGCAAGATATGGCATTTGATATGACTGCTGATGATAGTGATGATTCACATCCAATTGCTCCAGTACTCTTCTTAGAAGATAAGTCTTCAGACTTTGCCGACGGCATTGAGGAAGATAACTGGGATAATCATGCAACGGATAAACTGACGTCAGCAATTGAAACTCTTGATGAACGTAGCCAAGATATTATTCGTGCCCGTTGGCTAGATGATGATAACAAATCGACATTGCAAGATTTGGCGACAAAATATGGTGTATCTGCTGAACGTGTTCGCCAATTAGAAAAAAATGCGATGAAGAAATTGCGTTTAGCGATTGAAGATTAA
- a CDS encoding glycerate kinase: MKIVIAPDSFKESLSAKEVATAIKQGFSRYLPDAQYYCIPMADGGEGTVTSLVDATQGRLITTPVCSPLGKQVIATWGILGDNTTAVIEMAQASGLHLIPASQRDPNLTTSYGTGELINAALDMGVKKIILGLGGSATNDAGAGMMQALGLGLKDKLGSSLPFGGLALTQLHSIDITTLNPKFKQVEIEIACDVTNPLCGEKGASAIFGPQKGATKDDIVQLDKALRHFGTYLEKMTQRHLINIAGSGAAGGLALPLLAFTQATLSQGVDLVAKAVELEKYLKDADLVITGEGRMDSQSAQGKTPTGVAKLAKKYHLPVVALVGGYLSDYEVVYQHGIDAVFSIVPGVSTLSDALDNAQKNLSETAYNVARLYALAIRHTS; the protein is encoded by the coding sequence GTGAAAATAGTTATCGCCCCTGATTCATTTAAAGAAAGCTTAAGTGCGAAAGAAGTCGCAACAGCAATAAAACAGGGATTTTCACGCTATTTACCAGATGCGCAATACTATTGCATTCCTATGGCTGATGGGGGAGAAGGTACAGTCACATCATTAGTTGATGCCACTCAAGGGCGATTAATTACTACGCCAGTTTGCTCACCTTTAGGTAAACAAGTGATAGCAACGTGGGGTATTTTAGGCGATAACACGACTGCCGTGATTGAAATGGCACAAGCGTCGGGCCTTCATCTTATTCCAGCCTCTCAACGTGACCCCAATTTAACGACCAGTTATGGTACGGGCGAATTAATTAATGCAGCTCTTGATATGGGAGTTAAAAAAATTATTTTGGGATTAGGTGGAAGTGCTACAAATGATGCAGGTGCAGGCATGATGCAAGCACTTGGTCTTGGTCTTAAAGATAAACTAGGCTCCTCTTTACCTTTTGGTGGGCTAGCATTAACACAGCTCCATTCTATTGATATCACAACTCTTAACCCTAAATTTAAGCAAGTCGAGATCGAAATTGCTTGTGATGTAACAAACCCGTTGTGTGGAGAAAAAGGAGCATCAGCTATTTTTGGTCCTCAAAAAGGAGCAACCAAAGACGATATTGTGCAACTTGATAAAGCCTTACGTCATTTTGGCACTTATCTTGAGAAAATGACGCAACGACACCTTATCAATATTGCAGGAAGTGGTGCTGCTGGTGGACTTGCCTTGCCATTACTTGCCTTTACTCAAGCTACTTTGTCACAAGGTGTAGATCTTGTTGCTAAGGCAGTTGAATTAGAAAAATATTTGAAAGATGCAGACTTAGTGATAACCGGTGAAGGTCGCATGGATAGCCAATCCGCACAGGGTAAAACACCTACCGGAGTGGCTAAATTAGCCAAAAAATATCACCTTCCTGTCGTTGCATTGGTGGGCGGGTATTTATCTGATTATGAAGTTGTTTACCAACACGGGATTGATGCTGTTTTTTCTATTGTACCCGGCGTTTCCACACTTTCAGATGCATTAGATAATGCACAAAAGAATCTTAGTGAGACGGCTTATAATGTGGCTAGACTTTATGCTTTAGCTATTCGTCATACTTCTTGA